The sequence below is a genomic window from Sander lucioperca isolate FBNREF2018 chromosome 6, SLUC_FBN_1.2, whole genome shotgun sequence.
attgctattataaaaacttaagcagcaacttttccaatttccaatatttatgtaattctcaaaacttttggccacgactgtagactcggcgctcttcctgggggcttggtttGAACTACTTGAGGAGTCTAACTCAGACTGTTGGAGCCTCATGTGGGCTTCACCGGAACTTCAAAATGCATTTTAACACAGAACAAGAACTGTAGGTTTTGTTTCCCATCACTTACactggagacacatggagagtaggaacaattaaaacaaccaaaagCCATATCAATATACGTATGGGCTAcgtcttgctccttatgacctcataaggagcaagattccagatcggcccatctgagctttcattttctcaaaggcagagcaagatacccagggctcggtttacacctatcaccatttctagccactgggggaccataggcaggctggaggaactcatattaatgttaaaaaacctcataaagtgaaattttcatgccatggaaCCTTTAAAAAAGACTTGCAAACTTTTAAATATAGATACAAAATCAATTTCTCGCCTGCCActtcttttatttcattatgaCGGTTCTTTCTTTTGGCAAAAGCAAACTGATAAACCAAATACAAGCTCAGTAATTAActttaaatctgtttttttgtaGGCTGGACCATCCTGTTCTACATGTGTCCTGGGCGGATGCTTTCACCTACTGCACCTGGGCTAACAGGAGACTTCCCACAGAGGCAGAATGGGAGTATGCCTGCAGGGGCGGCCTTGAAGACAGGTATGATAGTTACTCATTATGGGACTGTAAAATATGCTAATGTGCCATGTCAATTTCCTGATGCACTGCCCCTGCTTGTAGACTTTACCCCTGGGGAAACAAGTTGAACCCGAAAGGGCAACACTACGCCAACCTCTGGCAGGGGGATTTCCCCAACCATAACTCTGCAGAGGATGGATACATCAAAACTTCACCGGTAAGATGTCATAGTCATGGGTGTGTTAAAGCGCATCATATTTCAGGTTAGAGATGATGTGAGTGACTGTGCTCATGAGCCATTTTCAAAAGGGGAAAAAGGTTTTTAATCGAGCCACTGCCTATAGAATCTACAGGAAATGAAAGGCGCTGGAGATAAGAGCTCATTTCAGAAGTTGATGGAATCACAACAGCAGCTCACAGCTTCTAGAGATCAAATGGATAACCATTAGATAATATTAATCCGATCTCTTTCTCTACAGAGGGAACTTTAAAGCCCAAGAGGTATCAACCATGAATGTATGCTCTCAAATTGAAGGAAGCTGAAGGAGTTTTTATGCTTCACTGATTATAATTACACAAATGtaacatgcttttttttattactgtcTCATTTAAGCAGCTTGGCATGTTGGgcaatagaaaaaaacaatggaGAAAAACATATGACACCATCTGTAAATCCAGATTGAACACTAACTAATCGGTATTTGACAGTTCTTGGAAAGTTCCCTCAGAGTCGCATGCTCATTCTGGCAAATGCTATACAAATACGCACATACAGCAGTACATACAGCTTACATATCTTCCATGTTTTCAGAAGAAACAAGTGTTTCTAATAAGATTCTTAATCAGACATCGGGTTAATGTGACATTATTCTCCCCGTACCCTGCAGGTGATGTCCTTTCCTGCCAATGGTTTTGGTCTGTATGACATGGTGGGGAATGCATGGGAATGGACCTCAGACTGGTGGACTGTGCATCACACCACAGACCCACAACACAACCCAGTAAGAACACATTACCTCTAAGCTTTTCAGTCTTCCAGGTTTTGCTCTGATATCTAATCAGTTTCCACTCTTTCAGACGGGTCCTCCATCAGGCACAGACAAGGTGAAGAAGGGAGGGTCATACATGTGCCACAAGGTAAAGAACACGACTACTTTTATGCTTCTCATGCTCTATAGCTTGCTTGCTTATCTCAtgcttttgttaaaaaaaaacaagttcaaCATCTTGATTACCAAACATGAAATTAGAAACACCAGTCTGAACGTCTACTGACATAtttgaactgttttttttatgtactttTGTAATGTGAGCAGATCAGTGAAAACAAAATAGTTCTGGCTAGTTGTGCAAACCTATTTAATAGCAAGTATTTAATCCAGGCAACAACAGCTCTGACATCAGCATTTCCAAAGGAAGAAATGGTGCTCTCTATTACTCTCCACCTGTTTGATTACAAAGGAAAAATGCGGCCTCTcctatttttcctttttttcctggtTTGTGAGGATAAAGTAGTTTATGTGCATGCACAGTCACCTAGCCTCTTGTTCAGTGGCTCTACTTGTTCTGGATTTAGAAAACTTGAAAAGTGTGAAATGGAGAGTACCAGACGACTCATACCAACGCATATAGTACATTTACTTTATCTCCAACACCATCTAAGCCGCCCACTGTTGACCATTCCAGTTTGCTTACCACCAGAATTGGTTGCCATGGGAATGTGACTAATTGCATGCAAAATAAGTCCTAAGCTGATCTGGTTTGTTTAATATGAATAAACCATGTGAGGGTGGAGAGGACAACAgtcaacagaaaataaatgtattgtattgtaataaATTTCCCTCTCTTCTTTCCCCCTCCTCCAGTCTTACTGTTACAGATACCGATGTGCAGCTCGTAGCCAGAACACTCCGGACAGCGCAGCCTCTAATCTTGGTTTCCGCTGTGTCTCTCAAGGGCACCGCTGACCTGACCTGACCTGCTTGTCTTAAACACAGAGTCCTTTATTCCAGCTGCTCTCTGACTCAAGTGTTAGTTGTAGAGTAAACCATTGAAAGGGGTTTCATAGAGGCTTTCTTATGTGTCATTTCATTGAGAATGTCTTCCATTCCAGCAGGTATTCtcaaaaatgttaaattttataactttatatttttttaaagaaatgaataGAAAAGGCAGTTGTTTCTACGTCTCTGTTCTCTTTAGGCTGCTGAGCACAGGTGGAGAGAGCACTGAATAACTCAAGTTATTGTTTCTGCTTTGGTCGAAGAACTTTTCAGTGGCAAAGATCAGTGTGTTCTtgtaaatgtcaaaaaagtctttGCAAGCAATTGTATAGGTTGTCATTATCAGCCAACGAGCTGTCTGAAATACAGACTAAAAGTCCATATAAACTATACATCCGATGTAAAATGACACTTTGCAATTGCTGCAGGATTATTGTCAAGTATTGTAATATAATGTTTGCAATCACTGATAAATCTGGGACGAATGGTATCCTAAAGAATCCcatttctctttgtgtgtgtatttgtctgttttaattagttaatgctttcttgattttttttttttttttctttcaagaaTTGTTTCATAGAATGTCCCTAGCCTGAAAATGACTCAATTTCTGAATTAGccataataaaaaaacactgaatttGTATGGGAAACTTTAGGTTTAGCTGACACAGCACATGGAGATAAGTGTAGCTATATGAGACTAAGTTATTGATTCTAAACCTCAAGGTGCTACTTTGCTACAGTATTACTCTGTTTTAGCATTATTGACCTCTATGACAACCATATAAATCAGGTTTATTATGTAGTTGTAGTGTAgcatccaccagagggcagcacATGCTGAaatctgtctgtatctgtctcacgtgtatgtacagtatgtttcttTCATACCCATATCGAGATGTTAAGCTGACACAGTATAAGCTGTGTCTGTAAGGATGGTTCAGGGCAGTTAGCACTGTGATGATGTAAAGCTGATTTAGACAGTTTTGGATTGAGATGGGTTTAAGTTCTTCTAAGAAATGCGATTAAGACTTCACATGAAACCAACAGCATGTATCACCAGGGAGTGAGAGGATAACCGGAATCGAAAAAAGACCAAATGTCTGCAAAAGAACCAAAAAGTATTTATTGTAACTTCTTCAGCATACAGATTGCATGTGAAAATAATAAACTAAGCAATTAGCAAAAAAGTCTAGCAAAATAAGTGACTAAACTGGGAAAGGGTCAAAATGTTTCTAGTGCACCTTAGTAAAAAGACTCAAAATGTTTTAGCAAACATTTGTATTTCTAGCATTAACGTCACATTTATCAGCAAACTAAAAATCCTATTCTCTTGCAGTTTAAATCAAAAAGTTCGAAGGAATAGTTGATACAACATTACTGCACAATTGCTAACATTCAGCCGACAGTTAACAAGTCTAAACCCCCCTGTCAGCTTTTAGCTGAAGTTCATACAAACTCCATTATCTATCAGTGCACAACAGATTACCTGTTttacaaaacagagaaagaaacacTGATTTCTACTAATGCTGCAAGAAGACCACTGGCCCCTGCTGCTGTATTATTAACCCAAAAGAAAGTGAGTCAAAAACGCACCACAGAAACAAGAGCATAGCAACTAAGACAACCTGGAGGCTAAATACAGCTGTCATCTTGGAAGAGCCCAAAACAATTAAGAGATAGAAAGAATTAAACAAAGGCGATACGCTATACTAATAAAAAATCCTGTCCTTCATCACTCTGCCTCTTAATAGCAAAGCTGaggatacaaaaaaacatttgcaactTTATCCGACTTTTGCAccaaaatggcaaaagtgtgtctgtctgtgctgctGGAGAGGCAGCTGGGCCTCCTTACTGAATCCTCAACACATGTAGTAACTACGTGTGGTGTCAACAGGAGAGGGTTTTCCCTCTGCGCTGCCGTCTTTGTCCTTTTCACCATCAGCCTCCCACAGGTTGATGAGCGGAGGGTAAAGCTCGTTCAGGGGGATGGAGGAAGTCTTCAGCATGTATTTCTTCAGAGAGTGGTGGTAATTTTTTCTCTTCCATCTGCGGGCAACGTAGACGCCCACGGTGGCCAGACTGAGAAAGGCCAGCATGGTTGCCATTACAGCCAGCACAGCCGCACTCGGGTGCTGGTCTGACAGGTCCAGGGCGAAGGTAGCACTACGCGTTGTCACATTAACACAGGActtgtgtgtctgcaggtgGACGTTGGAGACTGTGAGGCATACCTCATACTCAGTGCCAGGTTGAAGGTGTGTGAGGTTGTACTCATGAACGTCTACAGGGACCCGTGCTGTGTAGGTGATGTGCGGGTTGTCAATCTTCATGGTGGCTGAGGCCCACTTCAGGTTGGAGGACATAACATTAGAATTGATTTTCCAGGAGACCAGGATGGAGTGTGACTCGGTCTGCTTGACGTAGATTTTCATGACCTGGGCGCTGTCAAGCAAGGTGCCATTTACACGGATGGTGGCGACCCGTGTGTCAGCTCCTTCTGTGTTCTGGGCCACACAGGTGTAACGACCAGAATCCTCCACCTGAACATGAGACAGCCGCAATGTCCCCTCATTGTTCAAGTGGTACCGCTCTGACACAGTGTCTATTGTGATTTTGGTCCCAAGAGGAGTCACCCAGTAGATCTCAGGCTCTGGCTCTGCCATGGCCCTGCAGTCGAGACTGACACTCATGCCCAACTCAAGGTTCAAGTGGCTGGGGAATGTGTTGTGGGATATGAGGGGCAGGCATTGCTCCGGGGACTCCAGCAGCCTTAGCTCTCGAACCCGCCGGCCTCTGAGTTCTGGTGGGGAGGTGCAGAGCATGGCCAGGGGCTCCATGAAGCGCACTGTGGTCCTGTTGGAGTTCATCCACTGAATGACACAGTCACAACGCAATGGGTTGCTATGCAGACTGATCTCCCGCAGATTAGGCAACGCCTCCACAGTGTGCTGGTAAAGGGCAGTGAGAGCATTATTGTTGAGCATTAGGCTCTCCAAGAAGGGCATGTCCCTAAAGGCTAACCTATGCACATAGGACAACTTAGGGTTGTTAGTAGCCTCCAGCTTTGTCAGCTCTGGTAGGTTGTCCAGAGCATACCGGTCAACTGACACTAACTCCATCATATTGTTGATGCCCAGCTCCTTCAGATGTAACATGTTCCTGAAATCTCCTTCCTGGATTTTGTGAACTGGATTTTTGTTTAAATCCAAGAATTTCAGATTGGGAACTTTTTGAAGGGCAAGTTGAGGGATTCTGACCAGTTTGTTGTCATAGAAAGAAATGCTTTCAAGGTTGTCCAAACCTACAAAAGCATTCGCTGGTACATCAGTGAGGTCCATGCCAGCCAGGACCAGACTCCTCAGGCTTCCTAGAGGCTTAAAGTTCATGTCTAGGAGGCCAATAACTGGGTTCTCCCCGATCATAAGGATCTCAAGGTTAGGTGTTTCTTCAAACCAGCGGCTGTCTATGACATGGAGTCTGTTGGAGTTAAGATGAAGGCGCAGCAGACTGTGCAGGCCTGCAAATGCCCGAGGGGAGATGGAGCTTATCTGGTTGTGGTTGATGTAGAGCTCCTGGAGATTGGAGAGGTTTCCCAGGCAGTGGTCTGGTAGTTGGCTGATCTGGTTCTCCTCTAGATGCAGGGTGGTCAGGTGGATCATGCTTGTGAGGCCCACAGCTTCCACAGTGCTAAAGTTGTTCTGGGATAGGTCCAACTCTGTCAAGTTGAACAGCGCCTCCAGCTCTCCACTGGTGTGAGAGATGGCGTTACTTTGGAGCAGTAACACTTGAGTATCTGCGGACAGGTTGGTAGGAATGTGCGTGAGCCTCAAGTCATTGCAGTCCACTGTGGCAGCCTCCTTGTAGGTCGACTGGGGGGTAAACCAAGGGCGGATCTCGCATACACACAAATGTGGACATTCTTTGCCATGTATGGGCGAGAGAAAGGAAAGAAGCAATTCCATGCACAGCCAAAACAGAGGAGGCCACGGCTGCGAGCTAAGCGCCATGTTGTCTGCTCTCTCAGCTCACGCAAAGCTTAGATGAGAGGCAGTGTTCTGGAGAAAGGCTTGGAGGGAAGGTTCATCAGCATTAGTCTTCTTTACTGCTAGCTGGATGCTGTAGGCACTTTCCAGAGTGGTGTTTTCTAATCCAGAAGAAAGTTATTTGTAGTAGTCAGGGCAAAGGATCATCTGGTCCAAACTTGACCTCTGCTGATTGTTCTCACTTCCTTACCTTGAGGTTTGagcctaaaaaaaaagacagaaagcaaGAAAAATGTTAAAGCCTGCAACATACATACCGGTATAAAATCTTTTAGATTTTCTGTTTGCAAAACGATGATGAATTAGATAAACTGAAAAACAGCTGAATATAGAAAGTGAGAGACACATATTTGGTTTCCTTGTTGTCATAGAGAAATGAAGCAAGTGGCAGTTTCCCCCAGCGCCACCCACAGATATTTAGGGGACTAAGTTGACGTGTCTAACAGGGCAGAATGAATCCGACAAATGTGTCTTGTTTGTGTAGACATTCATTCCCTACCTTTTAATGAGCTTCTACGCAGCTAGACACAGTTTGAATTTAAGAATAAGTTTGACAAGGAGCTACTTCTGGATCTTGACATAAAATTGAGTGAGGCCATGCGTGCCAAAAAAACTACTTAACCATTATGCCATTCAAGCCTTTGCACAACATATCTATAATTTGGCTGTTTCATTACCAAAAATGTCCATTTACCATAGAATACGCGTGAACTAGCAGATAGAGTGAAGCAGAACTTTACACTGTATTTATCAGTATTTAAGATGATTTGGTTGATATTAGCTCTGCTTCCCTGATGTGTTGCATATCTGTCTCCTCAGAGATTACCAACATGTTTTGCTTTCTTTGCTGGGTAGATTATCTGCATACCAGCTTGGTATCAGTGATCCTCTTGCACGAGTGTGTGGGGTGGGCACAGCCGGCAGCTCTGGCTGTGAGCCCATTACACAACAGTCTTAATAAACAGGGAGTGTGTGCTCTTCACTGTTAATCACTGTCTACTTATGATACAGGCTCATGGGAAGCAGTCATACACATGTGAAATGAATTtagtaaaaaacattttatgagCCAGAGCTGCGGCTGATTCTGTGTTTACGTCGTGCTCATCCAGGTTTGGTCAAAGTGAGAGAGATTGGAAGGGGACTGACAGGCTGAGCCCCCAAAGGAATTGtaatatttaatgttttcacGTTCATTTGTTGATTTCATGACACCAACTTCCAGAAACGTCTGTAGGGATGACAGGTACAGACTCAGTTTTCTGATATGATCATGAGCAATGGGGGTGAAGAATCAGTCATTAGTTTCTTTGAACAAATCCTAAAATGTATCCATGTATATAAAAGTTGTGTGGGATCACATTCAATTTCATTTAAAGATTATTAAAAAGATGAAATGGCTAAACATTCCTGCGCATGCAGGCGTTATTATGTTAGTGTTAGTGAGCTGTCAAAAGTGGcaattattataataaacaaCCAAAAGGAATAATCAGCTACTATAATAGTTTACATTAgcaagagagaaggaaagaaataCTCTTGGCTTTCTCTCACTCACTAAACACAACAGTGTCAGCTTCTAGCCTGACTCACACTCATAGAAATTCACATTTATCCTCATAAATAAAATGAGGTTGAgcatccagtgtgtgtttgtgtgtgtgtgtgtgtgtgtgtgtgtgtgtgcacaagcaACAGAGAGAtaattgtgtgtattttgtttcaCATCAAAACTGACAAGTTCCTCCAATATTAACATAAAACAGATACAGATTGTTTTCCTTCTCCTTTCATGCCCTGTCTGTTCGCGCCCTGCGATGTGTTGACACCTCTGCACAGTTTTTCCTCCGCATTTGCATGTAGTGTAGTATAAAAGCAGCTCAGCAAATACAAAATGGAACACTTTGCTATGCATAAAAACATCATGAAATTGTTTCTAGAAATTCAAACATGCCAGAAATGAGTGGCACTGTGCGCTAAAAGCAGCTTTTCTCAAATACAGCGGATCTGCAGCAGAAAGTTGAAGCGTTGATCACATCcatgtttctttctctttgaGTAAGAAAGCATATGGTGCCTGGTATCAGGTGGCTGGTCTCTGCAATGACCCGGTCACACTGATCTACCTGATTCCCTTAGTGTGACTGAAATGTAGCAGCAGGGACCTGCACCTTGT
It includes:
- the LOC116065836 gene encoding leucine-rich repeat neuronal protein 1-like, producing MALSSQPWPPLFWLCMELLLSFLSPIHGKECPHLCVCEIRPWFTPQSTYKEAATVDCNDLRLTHIPTNLSADTQVLLLQSNAISHTSGELEALFNLTELDLSQNNFSTVEAVGLTSMIHLTTLHLEENQISQLPDHCLGNLSNLQELYINHNQISSISPRAFAGLHSLLRLHLNSNRLHVIDSRWFEETPNLEILMIGENPVIGLLDMNFKPLGSLRSLVLAGMDLTDVPANAFVGLDNLESISFYDNKLVRIPQLALQKVPNLKFLDLNKNPVHKIQEGDFRNMLHLKELGINNMMELVSVDRYALDNLPELTKLEATNNPKLSYVHRLAFRDMPFLESLMLNNNALTALYQHTVEALPNLREISLHSNPLRCDCVIQWMNSNRTTVRFMEPLAMLCTSPPELRGRRVRELRLLESPEQCLPLISHNTFPSHLNLELGMSVSLDCRAMAEPEPEIYWVTPLGTKITIDTVSERYHLNNEGTLRLSHVQVEDSGRYTCVAQNTEGADTRVATIRVNGTLLDSAQVMKIYVKQTESHSILVSWKINSNVMSSNLKWASATMKIDNPHITYTARVPVDVHEYNLTHLQPGTEYEVCLTVSNVHLQTHKSCVNVTTRSATFALDLSDQHPSAAVLAVMATMLAFLSLATVGVYVARRWKRKNYHHSLKKYMLKTSSIPLNELYPPLINLWEADGEKDKDGSAEGKPSPVDTTRSYYMC